In Acetobacteroides hydrogenigenes, a single window of DNA contains:
- the pheT gene encoding phenylalanine--tRNA ligase subunit beta: protein MNISYSWLKDYLKTDLTPEQISEILTSIGLEVDSLEKEEAIKGGLEGVVVGYVVECERHPDADKLSVTKVDVGGPELLQIVCGAPNVAAGQKVPVATVGTTLYSGDDEFKIKKSKIRGLESFGMICAEDELGLGHSHDGIMVLDPETPVGTPAKEYFKLEDEYVFEIGLTPNRVDAASHYGIARDVAAYLKVNNIPVSLEKPSVDEFKVDNTANVIPVEVINPEACPRYAGITVSNVKVGPSPEWLQKKLRAIGINPKNNVVDITNFILHELGQPLHAFDAAKIAGGKIVVRTAPEGTPFTTLDGVERKLNEADLMICNANEPMCIAGVFGGLDSGVTEETTSIFIESAYFNPVSVRKTARRHGLNTDSSFRFERGIDPHQTIYALKRAALLVKELAGGEISSEVIDIYPTPIENFSVEVSLDKMRKLIGKEIETETIMNILGALDIAIVEDKGDVLLLSVPAYRVDVQREADVVEEVLRIYGYNNIEMPLQVRSTLSFEPRPEKDKIVNTASDLLSSNGFNEIMSNSLTKAAYYQGLTAYPEEKSVRIINPLSGDLSVMRQTLFFNGMEAIGLNTSHRNADLKLYEFGNVYAYNAEKATEENHLRAYNENYHVALFVTGNSNTESWNTKIVPSDYFTLRASVEQLLSRFGISLFDLKVEENSLDFISDGVTYLLNGKKFIEMGAVAKKFRNMFDVKNEVFFAEIRFDLLINFVRKSKTTFKEISKFQEVRRDLALLLDKKVTFAQLRETALQTEKKLLKKVGLFDVYEGKNLPEGKKSYALSFILQDETKTLTDQQIDRIMDNLVKAFERSYGAQLR from the coding sequence ATGAATATCTCCTATAGCTGGTTGAAGGACTACCTGAAAACCGACCTTACACCCGAACAGATTTCTGAGATACTAACGTCGATTGGCCTAGAGGTGGACTCTCTCGAAAAGGAAGAGGCCATTAAGGGCGGATTGGAAGGCGTTGTTGTGGGCTACGTTGTAGAATGCGAGCGCCACCCCGATGCCGATAAGCTAAGCGTTACAAAAGTTGATGTTGGCGGTCCCGAGCTGCTACAAATCGTTTGCGGTGCGCCAAACGTTGCTGCCGGACAAAAGGTTCCTGTTGCTACTGTAGGTACTACCCTCTACTCGGGCGACGATGAGTTCAAGATCAAGAAGTCGAAGATACGTGGGCTAGAATCATTCGGTATGATTTGCGCTGAAGATGAGCTGGGCCTTGGCCACTCGCACGACGGCATCATGGTGCTTGATCCTGAAACACCAGTAGGAACACCTGCAAAGGAGTACTTCAAGCTAGAAGACGAGTACGTATTCGAAATAGGGCTTACCCCCAACCGTGTTGATGCGGCATCGCACTACGGCATTGCCCGCGATGTGGCGGCCTACCTTAAGGTAAACAACATACCTGTATCGCTCGAGAAGCCATCGGTGGATGAGTTTAAGGTAGATAATACCGCTAACGTTATCCCTGTAGAGGTTATAAACCCAGAGGCTTGCCCACGCTATGCAGGCATCACCGTATCGAACGTAAAGGTTGGCCCATCGCCCGAATGGCTGCAGAAGAAGCTGCGCGCCATCGGCATCAACCCAAAGAATAATGTGGTAGATATTACCAACTTCATCCTACATGAGCTGGGTCAGCCGCTACACGCGTTTGATGCTGCCAAGATTGCAGGAGGTAAGATTGTGGTGCGCACCGCCCCAGAGGGAACGCCATTCACCACCCTCGATGGCGTAGAGCGCAAGCTTAACGAGGCCGACCTAATGATCTGCAACGCCAACGAGCCAATGTGCATCGCAGGTGTTTTTGGCGGATTGGACTCGGGCGTTACCGAGGAAACCACCAGCATCTTCATCGAGAGCGCTTACTTCAACCCCGTATCGGTGCGCAAGACTGCCCGCCGTCACGGACTGAATACCGATTCGTCGTTCCGCTTCGAGCGTGGAATTGACCCACACCAAACCATCTACGCGCTTAAGCGTGCCGCCCTTCTGGTGAAGGAGCTGGCAGGTGGCGAAATCTCATCCGAAGTAATCGACATCTACCCTACGCCTATCGAGAATTTCAGCGTAGAGGTATCGCTAGATAAGATGCGCAAGCTAATCGGTAAGGAGATCGAAACCGAGACTATCATGAATATACTCGGTGCGCTAGATATAGCCATCGTTGAAGATAAGGGCGACGTACTGCTACTAAGCGTTCCTGCCTACCGTGTGGACGTTCAGCGCGAGGCCGACGTTGTGGAAGAGGTGCTCCGCATCTACGGATACAACAACATCGAGATGCCGCTACAGGTACGCTCGACGCTATCGTTCGAGCCACGTCCCGAAAAGGATAAGATCGTTAACACCGCATCGGATCTGCTTTCGAGCAACGGTTTCAACGAAATCATGTCGAACTCGCTTACCAAGGCGGCCTACTACCAAGGGCTAACCGCCTACCCAGAAGAGAAGTCGGTTCGCATCATCAACCCGCTTAGCGGCGACCTTAGCGTAATGCGCCAAACCCTATTCTTCAACGGAATGGAGGCCATTGGCCTTAACACCAGCCACCGTAACGCCGACCTGAAGCTGTACGAGTTTGGTAACGTGTACGCCTACAACGCCGAAAAGGCAACCGAGGAGAACCACCTCCGCGCCTACAACGAGAATTACCACGTTGCGCTGTTCGTAACCGGAAACAGCAACACCGAAAGCTGGAACACCAAGATAGTTCCAAGCGACTACTTTACGCTCCGCGCATCGGTTGAGCAGCTGCTATCGCGCTTCGGCATCAGCCTGTTCGACCTAAAGGTGGAGGAGAACAGCCTCGACTTTATCAGCGATGGCGTAACCTACCTGCTAAACGGCAAGAAGTTCATCGAAATGGGCGCAGTTGCCAAGAAGTTCCGCAACATGTTCGACGTGAAGAACGAGGTGTTCTTTGCCGAGATCCGCTTCGACCTACTGATTAACTTCGTTCGCAAGAGCAAAACTACCTTCAAGGAAATATCTAAGTTCCAAGAGGTACGCCGCGACCTAGCCCTGCTGCTCGACAAGAAGGTAACCTTCGCACAGCTACGCGAGACTGCCCTTCAAACCGAGAAGAAGCTGCTTAAGAAGGTTGGCCTCTTCGACGTATACGAGGGCAAGAACCTCCCTGAAGGCAAGAAGTCGTACGCGCTTAGCTTCATCCTACAGGACGAGACCAAGACGCTTACCGACCAGCAGATCGACCGTATCATGGACAACCTGGTGAAGGCGTTTGAGCGCAGCTACGGGGCTCAGCTACGATAG
- a CDS encoding TFIIB-type zinc finger domain-containing protein produces MSGNKKFSCPVCGAKLPFSYALRISDGKRYVCERCHTHLVPKTDNVIYIRVAIIAATFILALVYSRVVFDYYGFERTLQASVIHFVTLVAFYLGLTYFSIVRVVRMKKMED; encoded by the coding sequence ATGTCTGGAAATAAAAAATTCTCATGCCCAGTGTGTGGCGCGAAACTGCCTTTTAGCTACGCCCTTCGTATTTCTGATGGAAAGCGATACGTATGCGAACGCTGTCATACCCATTTAGTACCAAAAACGGATAATGTTATTTATATACGAGTAGCAATTATTGCTGCAACTTTTATCCTAGCCTTAGTTTATAGCAGGGTAGTGTTTGATTACTACGGATTCGAGCGTACGCTGCAAGCCTCGGTTATCCATTTTGTCACCCTCGTAGCATTTTACTTGGGGCTAACCTACTTTTCCATTGTAAGGGTTGTTCGGATGAAAAAGATGGAGGATTAG
- the serB gene encoding phosphoserine phosphatase SerB — protein sequence MQQQKKEIILLNISGEDKAGLTASLTQILSLYNVQILDIGQATIHDDLALGILFEVPQESESSPILKDLLFKSYEMGVNVKFTPISEERYNGWVNHQGKDRYILTLLARKLTAEHLAQTTSIIAEQGLNIDLITRLTGRTPLDGDVNKSKAVVELSVRGTPKDIDKMKSDFVKISGDTGVDIAFQVDNIFRRNRRLVCFDMDSTLIQTEVIDELAERAGVGNEVRAITEDAMQGKLDFKESFIKRVSLLKGLDESVMKEIAENLPLTEGAERLMKTLNRYGYRTAILSGGFTYFGNYLKGKLGVDYVFANDLEIKDGKLTGRHLGEIVDGQKKAELLKLLAFKEDLHLDQVIAVGDGSNDLPMLQLAGLGIAFHAKPKVKEKARHAISTIGLDGILYLLGFRDREMMVD from the coding sequence ATGCAACAACAAAAAAAGGAAATTATTCTTCTCAACATTTCGGGCGAAGACAAAGCAGGATTAACGGCCTCTCTAACCCAAATTCTCAGCCTATACAACGTTCAGATTCTAGACATAGGACAGGCAACCATCCACGACGATCTTGCGCTAGGCATTCTATTCGAAGTACCGCAGGAATCCGAGTCATCGCCTATCCTTAAGGATTTACTTTTTAAGAGCTATGAGATGGGCGTCAACGTGAAGTTTACCCCCATTTCTGAGGAGCGCTACAACGGTTGGGTAAACCATCAAGGGAAAGACCGTTATATCCTTACACTTTTGGCCCGAAAACTCACTGCTGAACATCTAGCCCAAACGACCAGCATTATTGCCGAGCAGGGGCTCAATATCGACCTCATAACTCGTCTAACGGGCCGTACACCGCTAGATGGCGACGTCAACAAATCGAAGGCCGTAGTAGAACTATCCGTTCGTGGTACTCCTAAGGATATTGATAAAATGAAAAGCGATTTTGTAAAGATATCTGGCGATACAGGGGTGGATATTGCTTTTCAGGTCGACAATATTTTCCGACGCAACCGCCGTCTGGTATGCTTCGATATGGACTCGACCCTTATCCAAACCGAAGTGATCGACGAATTGGCCGAACGCGCCGGCGTAGGCAATGAGGTTAGAGCCATTACTGAAGATGCAATGCAGGGTAAACTCGATTTTAAGGAAAGTTTTATTAAGAGAGTTTCTCTTTTAAAAGGCTTGGACGAAAGCGTGATGAAAGAGATCGCAGAAAACCTGCCTCTGACCGAAGGAGCAGAAAGGCTAATGAAAACGTTGAACCGCTACGGCTACCGAACGGCCATTCTCTCTGGAGGGTTTACCTATTTCGGCAACTACCTTAAGGGTAAACTGGGCGTAGACTATGTTTTTGCCAACGATCTGGAAATAAAAGATGGAAAACTTACAGGAAGGCATCTTGGCGAGATTGTTGATGGACAAAAGAAAGCTGAACTCCTAAAGCTATTAGCCTTTAAGGAGGACCTTCACCTCGATCAGGTTATTGCAGTAGGCGATGGATCAAACGATCTGCCGATGCTTCAGTTAGCAGGCTTGGGAATAGCCTTCCATGCCAAACCAAAGGTAAAGGAGAAAGCCAGACATGCCATTTCCACCATAGGACTCGACGGCATCCTTTACCTACTCGGCTTTAGGGATAGAGAGATGATGGTAGATTAA
- a CDS encoding Rossmann-like and DUF2520 domain-containing protein translates to MKIVIVGSGAVAINLAYGFATTTNFQVDIAARNPQKAKDIADGLDLKVYISSIEKCDTNADLYIIAVSDRAIEEVYQQLIQHVDQDSCIVHTSGTTSIEVFGSEARSVGVLYPLQTFTRNRIIDLRDVPFYLEAKDEHLKRVLVMVVEELEAKWDWLESDKRKAIHVAAVFACNFTNYMLACANQVLHEEGLNISVLQPLIEETISKALESENPIAVQTGPARRNDSRTIYMHEAYLKNTPELKELYSIISEKIMKKFE, encoded by the coding sequence ATGAAGATAGTTATAGTTGGTTCGGGGGCTGTTGCCATAAACCTAGCATACGGATTTGCCACTACCACCAACTTTCAGGTTGACATTGCTGCCCGTAATCCTCAAAAGGCAAAGGATATTGCCGATGGGCTCGACCTAAAGGTTTACATCTCGTCCATCGAGAAATGCGATACCAATGCCGATTTGTACATCATCGCCGTTTCCGACCGTGCCATCGAGGAGGTTTACCAGCAGCTTATCCAGCATGTAGATCAAGATTCCTGCATCGTGCACACATCCGGAACAACCTCTATTGAGGTCTTTGGATCGGAAGCCCGCTCCGTAGGAGTGCTCTACCCTCTTCAAACCTTTACGCGCAACCGCATCATCGACCTGCGCGATGTGCCCTTCTACCTCGAGGCCAAGGACGAGCACCTTAAGCGCGTTCTTGTAATGGTGGTTGAAGAGCTGGAAGCCAAATGGGACTGGCTGGAGTCGGACAAGCGTAAGGCCATCCACGTTGCGGCCGTGTTTGCCTGCAACTTTACCAACTACATGCTGGCCTGCGCCAACCAGGTGCTGCACGAGGAGGGGTTAAATATCTCCGTTCTGCAGCCGCTCATCGAGGAGACCATCTCCAAGGCGCTCGAATCGGAGAACCCTATTGCCGTGCAAACCGGTCCGGCCCGCAGGAACGACAGCCGAACTATCTACATGCACGAGGCCTACCTCAAGAACACCCCCGAGCTGAAGGAACTCTACTCCATCATATCCGAAAAGATAATGAAGAAGTTCGAGTAG
- a CDS encoding AlbA family DNA-binding domain-containing protein, with product MSAILLNRIAEGEGLHLDFKYAVTDSKKIARSLAAFANTSGGSLLLGVKDNGRIAGVNSDEEYYMIETAAQLYCKPEVPFSVIRWDVGGKVVLEILIEESRKKPHTAPDKDMKPTTYIRVADENMKVGRLHSLYLKQSCGKLRPVNLGDRHQKVIDFLTENGPSSFTRIWKKLLLSTKEAERIVLDLLAIDTLTIKSTHDGSLISINSDEGQ from the coding sequence GTGAGTGCCATTTTGCTAAATAGAATTGCTGAAGGAGAAGGGCTGCATCTCGACTTTAAGTATGCCGTTACCGACTCGAAGAAGATAGCCCGCTCGCTGGCCGCCTTTGCCAACACCTCGGGCGGCTCGCTGCTGCTCGGCGTTAAGGATAACGGCAGGATTGCAGGGGTAAACTCCGACGAGGAGTACTACATGATCGAAACCGCCGCCCAGCTCTACTGCAAGCCCGAAGTTCCGTTTAGCGTTATCCGCTGGGATGTGGGTGGAAAGGTGGTGCTCGAAATCCTCATCGAGGAGAGCCGAAAGAAGCCCCACACCGCCCCCGATAAGGATATGAAGCCCACCACCTACATCCGCGTAGCCGACGAGAACATGAAGGTAGGCCGGCTGCACTCGCTCTACTTAAAACAATCGTGCGGAAAGCTGCGCCCCGTAAACCTCGGGGATCGACATCAAAAGGTGATAGATTTCCTTACCGAGAATGGACCATCGTCGTTCACCCGCATCTGGAAGAAGCTGCTCCTATCAACAAAAGAGGCCGAGCGCATTGTGCTCGACCTGCTCGCTATCGATACGCTTACCATAAAATCGACTCACGATGGATCGCTGATTTCTATCAACAGCGATGAGGGCCAGTAA
- a CDS encoding MATE family efflux transporter translates to MKRFWRLHRLHYRDTMRLSLPVMISQLGQITVGLADNMMVGRLGTTELAAAAFANMLVSLPLFFGMGFALSLTPLVGKAYGANDMTAIGSYFRHGLLSNALVGLLLVAVCGGLYLMMPLMHQPGSILGIAQSYFIYIALSMFPTMLFLMGKQLCEGMADTKSAMLVTIVGNILHIGSNYALIFGKLGLPALGVEGAGISTLLSRIFMATAMLVLVFRKPIIRHALQLSKLLRLRIAVVRELVWLGVPMGIHVFSEASAFIFAGIMMGWLGEVGLAAHQIVISLSGLGFMLYQAIGFSTTIRISQLSALEMPSLIKRASVSSSQIVTAMVMVVSAIFLIFHRQIPYLFTSSDEVAHVASKLIIVFVVFQVFDATQIVFSGILRGLADAKIPSMLTVISYYLIAIPTSYLAAFRFGFGEVGIWFGFPIGLGICSLLFLLRIRMLIGRMEPLRCR, encoded by the coding sequence ATGAAACGTTTTTGGCGCTTGCACAGGCTTCACTACCGCGATACGATGCGCCTGAGCCTTCCTGTTATGATTTCTCAACTTGGGCAGATTACCGTTGGCCTTGCCGATAATATGATGGTAGGCCGCTTGGGAACCACTGAACTGGCTGCTGCTGCCTTTGCCAACATGCTGGTTTCACTTCCCCTTTTCTTTGGGATGGGATTTGCCTTATCCCTCACTCCTCTTGTAGGCAAGGCTTATGGTGCAAACGATATGACAGCAATAGGATCGTACTTTCGCCACGGGCTCCTCTCCAACGCGCTAGTGGGACTACTGCTCGTTGCTGTATGTGGTGGGCTATACCTTATGATGCCGCTTATGCATCAGCCCGGTTCGATTCTTGGGATTGCGCAGTCGTACTTTATCTATATTGCCCTTTCCATGTTTCCTACGATGCTATTCCTGATGGGGAAGCAGCTGTGCGAAGGGATGGCGGATACCAAGTCGGCTATGCTTGTTACCATTGTCGGCAATATTCTGCATATTGGCAGCAACTACGCGCTCATTTTTGGCAAGCTGGGCTTACCTGCATTGGGCGTCGAAGGGGCGGGTATTTCTACGCTGCTGTCCCGAATATTTATGGCGACAGCCATGCTGGTGCTGGTATTTAGGAAGCCAATTATTCGTCATGCGTTGCAGCTTTCGAAGCTGCTGAGGCTCCGGATTGCAGTCGTCCGCGAGCTGGTGTGGCTGGGCGTTCCAATGGGGATTCACGTCTTCTCCGAGGCATCGGCCTTCATCTTTGCCGGTATAATGATGGGCTGGTTGGGAGAGGTTGGCTTGGCGGCCCACCAAATCGTAATCAGCCTATCGGGACTAGGGTTCATGCTCTACCAGGCCATCGGGTTCAGCACCACTATCCGCATCAGCCAGCTATCGGCGCTGGAGATGCCCTCGCTCATCAAGCGGGCATCCGTATCCTCGTCGCAAATCGTAACGGCTATGGTTATGGTGGTAAGCGCTATCTTCCTAATCTTTCATAGGCAAATTCCCTACCTCTTTACATCTAGCGACGAGGTAGCGCATGTTGCTTCTAAGCTTATCATTGTATTCGTCGTGTTTCAGGTGTTCGATGCGACACAGATCGTCTTCTCGGGTATCCTCCGGGGGCTAGCCGACGCCAAGATTCCTAGCATGCTCACCGTTATATCGTACTATCTGATTGCCATTCCAACGAGTTACCTTGCTGCATTCCGCTTCGGATTTGGCGAGGTCGGCATTTGGTTTGGCTTTCCCATCGGTTTGGGTATTTGCTCGCTGCTCTTCCTGCTTCGCATCCGTATGCTGATAGGGAGAATGGAGCCTCTTCGCTGCCGATAA